A window of the Streptomyces albireticuli genome harbors these coding sequences:
- a CDS encoding siderophore-interacting protein, translating into MADRPVRKGPRQNRARVVRTERLSPHMVRVVLGGEGLADFGAGAHTDHYVKLLFPVPGVSYPEPFDMETVRRDLPRDQWPSTRTYTVRSFDREARELAIDFVVHGDEGLAGPWAASVEPGAELYFLGPGGGYAPDPEAGWHLLAGDESALPAIAAALEAMPAGVPVHAFVEVEDAAEEQPLAVPEGVEVVWLHRAGAPVGEALVKAVCALEFPPGDVQAFVHGEAGFVKELRRYLRVEREVPRERLSISGYWRRGHDEDGWQASKREWNQQVEQEQEAAADPSAA; encoded by the coding sequence ATGGCAGACCGTCCCGTACGGAAGGGTCCGCGGCAGAACCGCGCCCGGGTGGTGCGCACCGAGCGGCTGTCGCCGCACATGGTGCGGGTCGTCCTGGGCGGCGAGGGTCTCGCCGACTTCGGGGCGGGTGCGCACACCGACCACTATGTGAAGCTCCTCTTCCCGGTGCCCGGCGTCAGCTACCCGGAGCCCTTCGACATGGAGACCGTCCGCCGGGACCTGCCGCGCGACCAGTGGCCCAGCACCCGCACGTACACCGTGCGCTCCTTCGACCGCGAGGCGCGCGAGCTGGCGATCGACTTCGTCGTCCACGGCGACGAGGGCCTGGCCGGCCCGTGGGCCGCCTCCGTCGAGCCGGGCGCCGAGCTGTACTTCCTGGGCCCCGGCGGCGGCTACGCCCCCGACCCGGAGGCCGGCTGGCACCTGCTGGCGGGTGACGAGAGCGCGCTGCCGGCGATCGCCGCCGCGCTGGAGGCGATGCCCGCGGGCGTGCCCGTGCACGCGTTCGTCGAGGTCGAGGACGCCGCCGAGGAGCAGCCGCTGGCCGTGCCCGAGGGCGTCGAGGTCGTCTGGCTGCACCGCGCGGGCGCGCCCGTCGGCGAGGCCCTGGTGAAGGCCGTGTGCGCGCTGGAGTTCCCGCCCGGTGACGTCCAGGCGTTCGTGCACGGGGAGGCGGGCTTCGTGAAGGAGCTGCGCCGCTATCTGCGGGTGGAGCGCGAGGTGCCGCGCGAGCGCCTGTCGATCTCGGGCTACTGGCGCCGGGGCCACGACGAGGACGGCTGGCAGGCGTCGAAGCGCGAGTGGAACCAGCAGGTGGAGCAGGAGCAGGAGGCGGCCGCGGACCCGTCCGCGGCCTGA
- a CDS encoding 5'-3' exonuclease, with translation MLLDTASLYFRAYFGVPDTVRAPDGTPVNAVRGLLDFIARLVQDHHPDDLVACMDFDWRPQWRVDLIPTYKAHRVAEEAPPGDPGDGAGFVEEVPDTLSPQVPVIEDVLDALGIARVGAAGYEADDVIGTLAGRAAGPVDIVTGDRDLYQLVDDARGVRVLYPLKGVGTLQVVDEALLREKYGVDGAGYADLALLRGDPSDGLPGVPGIGEKTAAKLLAAHGDLAGIVAAAADPAVRMTPAQRKRLVEAGPYLAVAPKVVRVASDVPLAPFDAALPAEPRDPMTLEELARRWGLGGSLQRLLTVLAD, from the coding sequence ATGCTCCTCGACACCGCTTCCCTGTACTTCCGCGCCTATTTCGGGGTGCCGGACACCGTGCGGGCCCCCGACGGCACCCCTGTGAACGCGGTGCGCGGCCTGCTCGACTTCATCGCCCGGCTGGTCCAGGACCACCACCCGGACGACCTGGTGGCCTGCATGGACTTCGACTGGCGGCCGCAGTGGCGGGTGGACCTGATCCCGACGTACAAGGCGCACCGGGTCGCCGAGGAGGCGCCCCCGGGCGACCCCGGGGACGGTGCGGGCTTCGTGGAGGAGGTGCCCGACACGCTGTCGCCGCAGGTGCCGGTGATCGAGGACGTCCTCGACGCGCTCGGCATCGCCCGCGTCGGCGCCGCCGGCTACGAGGCGGACGACGTGATCGGCACGCTGGCGGGCCGGGCGGCGGGCCCGGTGGACATCGTCACGGGCGATCGCGACCTCTATCAGCTGGTGGACGACGCCCGCGGGGTGCGGGTGCTGTATCCGCTGAAGGGTGTGGGCACCCTCCAGGTCGTCGACGAGGCGCTGCTGCGGGAGAAGTACGGGGTGGACGGCGCGGGCTACGCCGACCTGGCGCTGCTGCGGGGCGACCCGAGCGACGGACTGCCGGGGGTACCGGGCATCGGCGAGAAGACGGCGGCGAAGCTGCTGGCGGCCCACGGCGACCTGGCGGGGATCGTCGCGGCGGCGGCCGACCCGGCGGTGAGGATGACGCCGGCGCAGCGCAAGCGCCTGGTGGAGGCGGGCCCGTACCTGGCGGTGGCGCCCAAGGTGGTGCGGGTCGCCTCGGACGTCCCGCTGGCGCCGTTCGACGCGGCGCTGCCGGCGGAGCCGCGCGACCCCATGACGCTGGAGGAGCTGGCGCGGCGGTGGGGGCTGGGCGGCTCGTTGCAGCGGCTGCTCACCGTACTCGCCGACTGA
- a CDS encoding quaternary amine ABC transporter ATP-binding protein: MSRLQAEHLYKVFGTRPQDGVRRLEDGAGRDELRADGTTAAVIDASFEVEAGQIFVVMGLSGSGKSTLLRMLNGLLEPTAGRVLYDGQDLTALTPRELRAVRSHRISMVFQHFALFPHRSVLENAAYGLEVQGVERPERERRAAEALELAGLKGWETSWPDELSGGMQQRVGLARALATDADLLLMDESFSALDPLIRRDMQDQLLDLQTRLKKTIVFITHDLNEAMRLGDRIAVMRDGRIVQNGTAEDILMRPANDYVASFIQDVDRSRVLTAGAIMDTAGGDRGAAEVLAAAPATVGAATPVAELFAPFARGGGAPVAVTDEHGELAGVVTRDRLLAALGEEPVTAAPAGAREAEVTAHA, translated from the coding sequence GTGTCCAGGCTTCAGGCCGAGCACCTGTACAAGGTGTTCGGCACACGACCCCAAGACGGCGTCAGGCGACTCGAGGACGGCGCCGGCCGTGACGAGCTGCGCGCCGACGGCACCACCGCGGCGGTCATCGACGCCTCCTTCGAGGTCGAGGCCGGCCAGATCTTCGTGGTGATGGGTCTCTCCGGATCCGGCAAGTCCACCCTGCTGCGCATGCTGAACGGACTGCTGGAGCCGACCGCCGGACGCGTCCTCTACGACGGGCAGGACCTCACCGCCCTCACCCCCCGCGAGCTGCGCGCCGTGCGCTCGCACCGCATCAGCATGGTCTTCCAGCACTTCGCGCTCTTCCCGCACCGCAGTGTGCTGGAGAACGCCGCCTACGGCCTGGAGGTCCAGGGCGTGGAGCGCCCGGAGCGCGAGCGGCGGGCCGCCGAGGCCCTGGAGCTGGCCGGCCTGAAGGGCTGGGAGACCTCCTGGCCCGACGAGCTGTCCGGCGGCATGCAGCAGCGCGTCGGCCTCGCCCGCGCCCTGGCCACCGACGCCGACCTGCTGCTGATGGACGAGTCCTTCAGCGCCCTCGACCCGCTGATCCGCCGCGACATGCAGGACCAGCTGCTGGACCTCCAGACGCGGCTGAAGAAGACCATCGTCTTCATCACCCACGACCTCAACGAGGCCATGCGCCTCGGCGACCGGATCGCCGTGATGCGTGACGGCCGGATCGTGCAGAACGGCACCGCCGAGGACATCCTCATGCGCCCCGCCAACGACTACGTCGCCTCCTTCATCCAGGACGTGGACCGCTCCCGGGTGCTCACCGCCGGAGCGATCATGGACACCGCGGGCGGTGACCGCGGCGCGGCCGAGGTGCTGGCCGCCGCGCCCGCCACCGTCGGCGCCGCGACCCCCGTCGCCGAGCTGTTCGCCCCCTTCGCCCGCGGCGGCGGCGCCCCCGTCGCCGTCACCGACGAGCACGGCGAGCTGGCCGGCGTCGTCACCCGCGACCGGCTGCTCGCGGCCCTCGGCGAGGAGCCGGTGACCGCCGCACCCGCCGGTGCCCGCGAGGCGGAGGTGACCGCCCATGCCTAG
- a CDS encoding ABC transporter permease/substrate binding protein has product MPRIHFGQWVESAVSWLQTHLDWLFDIINTVLSGAYDGVVAVLGAPHPLLMAGILAVVAWWLRGLLPAVLTYAGLALVDSFGLWDEAMATLSLVLVASVLTLLMAVPLGIWAARNRTVSGVLRPVLDVMQTMPAFVYLIPGVMFFSIGPLPGLIATVVFSMPPGVRMTELGIRQVDGELVEAARAFGTTPRDTLTRVQLPLALPTIMAGVNQVIMLALSMVVIAGMAGAGGLGEAVYAAVTQVDIGGGVESGLAVVILAIYLDRMTGALNQQVSPLGRRSLAKAAAAARGSVSATFLRYRPGAAVAAVGVVVLALVAGGMNLAGTGDKQTVAAGKDVGNGKKIKLGYFPWDEAVATTYLWQNILEDRGFSPEVKQLDPGPLYTALAQGQMDVQFDSWLPTTHKRYMDVYRDRLTDLGAWYGPTSLELTVPSYVKDVDSIEDLKGKAGEFGGKIVGIESSAGNMGTLNGKVLKEYGLDGEYKVVSSTTSTMLAELDRAYKKKEPVVVPLWTPHWAYAKYDLKKLKDPKGAWGTGEKIHTVAKKNFAEDFPKVTGWLKNFRMSEKELASLEAEIQAGGKGKEKESARRWLDGHKGFADRLAPVGA; this is encoded by the coding sequence ATGCCTAGGATCCACTTCGGCCAGTGGGTCGAGTCCGCCGTGAGCTGGCTCCAGACCCACCTCGACTGGCTGTTCGACATCATCAACACCGTGCTGAGCGGGGCGTACGACGGTGTCGTCGCCGTGCTCGGCGCCCCCCACCCGCTGCTGATGGCCGGCATCCTCGCCGTCGTCGCCTGGTGGCTGCGCGGGCTGCTGCCCGCCGTCCTCACCTACGCCGGGCTCGCGCTCGTCGACTCCTTCGGACTGTGGGACGAGGCGATGGCGACGCTCTCGCTCGTCCTCGTCGCGAGCGTGCTCACGCTGCTGATGGCGGTGCCGCTCGGCATCTGGGCGGCGCGCAACCGCACCGTCAGCGGGGTGCTGCGGCCCGTCCTGGACGTCATGCAGACGATGCCCGCCTTCGTCTACCTCATCCCCGGCGTGATGTTCTTCTCGATCGGCCCCCTGCCGGGCCTGATCGCCACCGTCGTCTTCTCGATGCCGCCGGGCGTCCGGATGACCGAACTCGGCATCCGCCAGGTCGACGGCGAGCTCGTCGAGGCCGCGCGCGCCTTCGGCACCACCCCGCGTGACACCCTCACCCGCGTCCAGCTGCCGCTGGCCCTGCCCACCATCATGGCGGGCGTCAACCAGGTCATCATGCTGGCCCTGTCGATGGTCGTCATCGCGGGCATGGCCGGTGCCGGCGGTCTCGGCGAGGCCGTCTACGCGGCCGTCACCCAGGTCGACATCGGCGGCGGCGTCGAGAGCGGTCTGGCCGTCGTCATCCTCGCCATCTACCTGGACCGGATGACCGGCGCCCTCAACCAGCAGGTCTCCCCGCTCGGCCGGCGCTCCCTGGCCAAGGCGGCCGCCGCCGCGCGCGGCTCCGTCTCCGCCACCTTCCTGCGCTACCGCCCCGGCGCGGCCGTCGCCGCCGTCGGCGTCGTCGTCCTCGCGCTCGTCGCGGGCGGGATGAACCTCGCCGGGACCGGCGACAAGCAGACCGTCGCGGCGGGCAAGGACGTCGGGAACGGCAAGAAGATCAAGCTCGGCTACTTCCCCTGGGACGAGGCCGTGGCCACCACCTACCTGTGGCAGAACATCCTGGAGGACCGCGGCTTCTCCCCGGAGGTCAAGCAGCTCGACCCCGGACCGCTCTACACCGCGCTCGCCCAGGGCCAGATGGACGTGCAGTTCGACTCCTGGCTGCCCACCACGCACAAGCGGTACATGGACGTCTACCGCGACCGGCTCACCGACCTCGGCGCCTGGTACGGGCCGACGTCCCTGGAGCTGACCGTCCCGTCCTACGTGAAGGACGTCGACTCCATCGAGGACCTCAAGGGCAAGGCCGGCGAGTTCGGCGGGAAGATCGTCGGCATCGAGTCCAGCGCCGGCAACATGGGCACGCTCAACGGCAAGGTGCTCAAGGAGTACGGCCTCGACGGCGAGTACAAGGTCGTCTCGTCCACCACCTCCACGATGCTGGCCGAGCTGGACCGCGCGTACAAGAAGAAGGAGCCCGTCGTCGTCCCGCTGTGGACCCCGCACTGGGCCTACGCCAAGTACGACCTGAAGAAGCTCAAGGACCCGAAGGGCGCCTGGGGCACCGGCGAGAAGATCCACACGGTGGCGAAGAAGAACTTCGCCGAGGACTTCCCGAAGGTCACCGGCTGGCTGAAGAACTTCCGCATGAGCGAGAAGGAGCTGGCCTCGCTGGAGGCCGAGATCCAGGCCGGCGGCAAGGGCAAGGAGAAGGAGTCGGCACGGCGCTGGCTCGACGGGCACAAGGGGTTCGCCGACCGGCTGGCGCCGGTGGGGGCGTAA